The Apium graveolens cultivar Ventura chromosome 3, ASM990537v1, whole genome shotgun sequence sequence TAATTTTCGGAAAAATTTATTTCTTTGTTCTTTCATAATGAAAAAGAAATTAAATATGTgttcgaaaatatttttaattttacgGCCCATAATTGATTCGGAATTAGGTACTTGAAAGTTATATCCTAAAAGTAAAGGTAATATAAGATAATTGCACAAATTATTCTTGACCGCGATTTGACAAAAAATGTGAATGGCAAGAGTCTTACGAGCTGAAACATTTGACTGCCAAGAGCAATGGTACTTAGGGTCAATTCAAAAATATTCTTGACCTCTATTATATTGTTATTCTTTCTGAAGAGTGAAGACTATAGCACACTAGGTGTACGCGGTTCGGATCAGATCGGTTTTGGGGTAAAAGTCGAATCAAACCGCGAAGAGcggttttagaaaattgtcatccgcagccgcatttgcggttgcggttaaccgcatcaattgcggttgcgaatttgcggttattgcggatcggtttgcggttcaaccacttattttaaaataattaaattctgtaaaaaaataaattcagattattaataaattcaagtttaaattacgtgataaatttacatttaaaaataaaatacaaactaatgTTACGTGTGGAgcaaaaatattaaaaacatacaaaaatatgGGGGCGatagaaaagaaaaaagaaaagaataaacaaAAATTACACCTTGATTACATTTTCCATTTGtttggttatatatcttataatgattgtAAATCTTATGAACGAAATCCTAACATTAACCTAAGATTAGTTAataaatgtgtatacttattaatttatataatatcaactatattttttaaaatatattttattataaatatatgttgcgatttgcggttgcggttgcgattttgcgattttcaaaaatttaaaaccgtatccaaaccgcgaatgagcggtttttaaaatttaaattcacAACCAACTCGCGTTTCGCGATTATCCGCAAAATACGGTCGGTTGCGAGCGGTTAGATGCGGTTGAGCGGTTCGTTTGTACACCCATATAGCACACCACAAATGGACGAATGCTCATGTCACATTCGTTAGCTTCTTCCCTCCCTACCCCTAGCATCCAACAAAGCTTTACTACATCAGTACAGCATATCTAGGTAGTATGCTGATTTCAAGCTCCCTGTTCTTGATGATTTTTTAGTATAACATAACAAAATATCTCATCGTACAGTTCATTTGATGTATTTAAAATTTACATCTTCAAAACTAAAGTGGAGAAAAAATGGGCTAACCTGAAATCTCGGTTTAACTAATATGTGGTGTAAAGTTTGCAAAATTAAAGTGTTGGCGCGGATCAAAAGGGCTAATCTAGACTAAAATCTCGGTTAGGTTAAACTAAAATATGTGCAAAATTAAAGTGGTAGCGCGGAATCAAAATGGCTAGCTTAGGCTAAAATCTCGATTAAACTAAAATTTCATGTCGAATTTTTCATGTTAAGCTCCGACGACTTCCACTTTAAAAATCAGTGATTACTCCGGTGAacgggcggctccgtccgacgaCCTTCTAGGTATAAATGAGGTGTGATTGTTCGTCGGGTTtttgcaaaacaacaccggaaggggggtttggcttCCACGGCGCCTCCAGTGTAAGAATGAGAATAGggttttggagaagatgaagatgtaTGTAAGTAATGGAAAGgttgttgtgtgtgtatatggATGTGTGAGAGTGAGTGTGCCAAAgtgtgaatatttttctaaacccctaaacccttcatctTTGGGGTTATATATAGCCCAAATGTAGGatttaggggttggtacctttagatTAGGGTCGTTGGTTTTTGGGGTACGAGTCCAGACAGGACCACCTTCAGGGTGTTCTAACGGCCTTTTGACACGCGTCGTGTTTGTATGatatgttggttgttgatagtTATCACTGTCACATGCCCTTTCTTGGTGGGTTGTGGAGTGTGCATATACCTGCTGGGACCCCTCAGGATGATTCTGGCTATGGCTCTAAGCTAGATCCCGGTAGGGGGTGATCCAGGTCATAGGCTGGACCCCGGTTGGGAGATGATCCAGATCCTTGTTGGACCTGAGTTTGGGCTTCTACGTTTGATTGAACTGGGAGAGGAGGGTCTTGGTTGTCTTACCCTAGATCCGGGTTGAACCCTAACCAGGTTGCTTATAACCTATCAATCGGTGCGAGTTTTTAAACCTCTCCCCAAAAGACTCGCATTAAAATGAATATGCAGTATATTTGCTTAAATGAAAAAATAGGAACATATAAATATTGGATATTCAAggtaaattttaaataaaaatcacAAAATCTGCGTGTAGTTGTAGGGTTACAGGGTGGAATATATTATCATCTCAGCTTCGGCGCTCATATATGCATTTGCAATTGTTTGACTAATATGATTATAAACTTGGGAGGCCTACCAACTACTTTGTTCATGTCCCCCACAACTCACAACTAGGAGTCCTACACCACTTCTTCGTCATCAGGCATTCTGGATTCCCTCTTCTTTTGACTGATAAATGTTACTATATCATTCTGTTTACACTACCACTACCAGATTACTTGCACTGCAACTATCATCCCTTAACTCCTACTCTGGCAACTTAAAAGTTCATTATCACAGTATATACGACAAAGAGTGCATAATTGACCTTGGTTCACATATTCATTTTTCCGGTAGTCAACTTTCAATTTCAGACATTCGTAgctttatatttcaaaataatcAGTTGCAGAACTTAAATATAACAGACCTGAGTGTTAAAAACCTCATGCTCTTTGTACAGTATAGCATCTGCTTGTTAACTATATAATCATATTTTGGGGCCTTCAGACTGGTACTCAACACTGCTAAGGGTTATAAGCGCCAAAAAGAATATGTCAATACTGTTATTGTTGTTGTCATcgttgttgttattgttgtttcCGACTAATGCTTAGTTTCCTTAATACGAAACAATTGGCATCCCAGATTTAATATTCATATTATTCTCATCAATCTTAATGTTTTTTTATGTATCCATATCTAATTTCCTCGTGCAACGATCTGAATAATTAGCACAGACGTGGGTGATTGCCTAAACTAACTTCATTTTTTTAATCTTGTTGTCACAAGGTTGGATCTTTGGCCTGCAGCTCTGCACTATGTACTCACATTATGTACAATTGTACTTGCATATGATAGGGAAGTGGCTATGTATTCAATATTATATAACTATATATTATTTTCCTAAACGTTAACACGTCAAAGTAGGTGAATGCGATGCATTGAGATGTGAAGAAGCTCAGCTTATTTtcatattattttaaaattttaatcgCGATATGAAATCGTATGTTCTAGATTtctttatttatatttatataaaaaagtCAGAAGTCTCTGCCCTTGAGACATTCTCTACTAATAAGTAGTACGACCTACATGCATCCTTTCCCTCAACGCAAAAGACAACAATAGTCTAGAAGAAATATTGTTTCTCTCCCCAACAAACTGAACAGAATGTTGGGGAAGAAGTTTTATGCAGTCAAGAAACTAGCCAAGAAGGTTCAGTCAATGAAGAAGGTCGATAAAGAACCGTCACAACATCACTCTTTGCTTAAAGATAGTGGTGATCAGGAAGATGAATCCTCAACCCCTACCGGCTTTTTGGCTGTGTATGTGGGAGAGGAGAGGAAAAGGTTCGTTGTTCCCACGGGGTATCTGTCTCATCCTTTATTCAGGATGCTGCTAGAGAAGGCATACAACGAGTTTGGTTTCAAGCAAATGAACGGATTGGTGGTTCCTTGTAGTGTAGCTGCATTTCAAGGAGTGATAAATGCTCTTGAATGTTGCAATGGGAATTTTGATTTTGGAAACCTGGTTGAGGAGTTCCTTTCATAGGTAGGTAGGTAGTTGTAATCCCCACCATGTTTTCGTGTTTAGTAAAATGATGATATGTTTGTACATGTACTTAGAATGATGCATTTCTGGAATTAGATAATGTGTACTTCATTGTTTGATCTCTATTATCCATGTACAGACGGCATAAAATTGATATATTGTTAAGCTCATTGTCCTCTTCTCAGATCCAAGTAAAACAAGTATATATGGTAGTTTAAAACACAACACATGTTTAACCTCTTCTGCCTTGTaaagttctcctaacttaattTCAAATATATCACAGTTACATGACAGGCTACTCAACCAGCAAACCAAGAATAAAGTAGATATATTAATGCCAAGTGACAATACTAAATTCTGGGCACAACTATAAATTATGTCATTTGCTCTATATTCCTCAAGCTTCGGTTAAGAACTACCTCTTGTAGTCTTGCCAATCATTGCCTTGACCCAACTCGGTAACAGTTCGAGTTTTTTAAGAATGAGAGACATGAGTATGACATGGTGTGCTGTGCTAATGTATCTGCTCTTCTCGATCGTGGTAGGCACACATAAATGATACCTAATACTGATATGCAGGAGCCCTTTCTTTACTTCCTCACGGTAGTTGCAGCACACGCAGTTCTCCATTGGCTCAAGTCAACAAAATTTCGTCTACCGGCCTTGCGAAAATTTTAAGAAATTTGGCATTGTTGCTGAAGGAATCAATTAAACATTCATACCAATCATAGGCAATTAGGCATAGTTTAGCTACTGAGCGCCTGAAGACAATTTTTTTTGTTAGTTGCACAGTAAGGTGGGAATGTAGTAGATTAGTAGTAATTTAAACTGGGGGCCTGATATTCTCCATATTGGAATATAGCAAATTCATTTAACAGATTTATACAGGGGGAATCTATTAAGAAAATTATATTAGTCCTTATTGTTACCATCACCAACACACAGTGAAAACAAATTTGGGAGCCAAATAATTTGCTTAAAAAACGACAGATTGACAGTACATGAAACTTCGCAATGATATATAGTATTATGATCCATGGCTAGGCCTAGGGGTCAATTTTATATGTACACTATTTGTAACCAGTATTGGCTTGACCTACCTAGCCCTGCCCAATAATTTACTTCAAGCAAAAACATTTCTGGAAACAAAAAGAAATTTAAGCCATTAATGATTAAGGTCTTGCCGACGATACTAATTTTTAGACATGGGGCATTGGACATGACCCCCTGTAGATAAAAGTTATAGCCACACACACATATTTGACAGAACAAAGCTAAGCTTCCTCCTCCTTGCAACCATCCAAAAGAATTCTCTTCATATCACTAATCAAATCTTCCATTTGCTTCCTCGAATGTAACGGGGACGGATAAACACAAGCACAGTCCAGTTCCCCATCCCTTATTGTATCAAATAGAGCTATAGAAGGGCCTACGCCATGAATTGAGGCACAACCTACATAGTCTTCCAGTCCAATGTCTCCGCGTAGATGGTTAGTGTGTTCAATGACAGGGTCCTCAAACACTGAGATAAGTGAAGTTCTTAGTGCTGCTGATGGTGTCAGACCAGGGTTGTCAATGGCCTTGCACATGAGAAAGTTGAGATCAGCCACGTctgagaaatgtttgttgttTTTCTTAGCATTATCAAAAGCCGTATAAGTTCTTATAGCAAGCTCCCACAGATTTTCACCTCCCTGTATGTCATGTGAATTTATGATGGCAGAATGGTAGAAACCTGCATAAGTAATCATATAAAGTTATCATATTAGTCATTTTGCTCAGTGAACTCTCTCCTTCAACATGAACACAAAAATACCAACGACTCAATGCCAAGTACAGACTCACCCACATGACCAGAAGTAAGTATTGGGTCAAGAAGAGAACGACAATCAGTGAGTGTTGCAACCGAGTACTTCTCCCATTGTCCTTCGGGAAGGTTTTTAGATGTACGAGCTGCAATTAATCCAGCGGCCTCCAAAAGCCCACATAGTTTGATCCCTCTTGATTCGCAGCCCTGAAATTCACAAGTTTCTCACAGGTTATGCAACTCTTATATATTGCATATACAAGAACATTGGTTGATTTTTCCCAGCAGATAATACTTCTCTTTTGTACAtgtatatatttttaaaaaaattgaccAGGAGTCTAGAGGTAAAGCAAATGAAAAATCACAAAACAAAAACTTTTCCATCCCCTTGTATATTTAGATATAGCAGACCTCAGCAGAACTTGCCAAATGTGATCAGCAACAGATATTAAGTATAGACGGCATGTGTAATGAAAATTGAATAATATTTATAAAGGTTTAAGACTAGGCAGATTTAGGATTTTTTGCAACTCTTAGCTTGGGACTATAGAAAGACTAGCAGTTAACAGTCTTCAGACTAGCGGAGAAATTGAATTACATAATTACATGTAAATGCATCATCTTATATTTATGTACTTGTGTGACTGTCATCTGAGTCAGAAAATGGAAACATATCACGTTGCTGACATGGGAAGGGTGCAATGTGCGACCAGAAATTTCAGAGGGTGAAGGGGGATGATTTCTGTTTTGCAAATATCTTGATATCCAGAAGAATAATTTAGGACATTATAActttctaaatatattttaacacTTAATTATTATAAAGTTAAGATAAAGGCAATTAATTTTCAAAGCTAGAGGAAGGACAATGAGAACTTCTAGAGAGAGAAGCGAGGAAGAAGCATATCAAAACGATAAGGAACTAGTGAAGTTATAATTTCAAGCCCGCAACATCTTATGAAAGATTCTGCTATAAATTATCTACTCAAATTTCTGACAAATTTAAAATTTAGTACTAACAATGTTATCAGTTCGGGAGAGAGACATTTTGTTGAAAATTTACAACATCTGATTCTGCCTACAATATCGAGTGGAGGTGGATGCTTACTCTGTCCCCTTCTACATCCATCATTGGGTGGCAGTGAGCATGTTTTAAGAAAATTGAGATTGCTTTAACACATCATGTTTAATATAATTGACCTTCCTAAAGTTCTATAAACTAAATCTGGATATCATTTCA is a genomic window containing:
- the LOC141713942 gene encoding auxin-induced protein 15A — protein: MLGKKFYAVKKLAKKVQSMKKVDKEPSQHHSLLKDSGDQEDESSTPTGFLAVYVGEERKRFVVPTGYLSHPLFRMLLEKAYNEFGFKQMNGLVVPCSVAAFQGVINALECCNGNFDFGNLVEEFLS